One segment of Amycolatopsis alba DSM 44262 DNA contains the following:
- a CDS encoding MFS transporter, translated as MTTKETEQRKKGWPAVSSLAGATFTVVTSEMLPVGLLTPISRDLQVTEGMAGLTLTITGLVAAVSAPLLIPALGKLDRRAVLCALMVLLAAGNFLAAWSPGFGVMLVARVLVGIGMGGVWAIAASLAVRLVPPRSIGSATSLIFSGIAVASVLGVPAGTYLGELVGWRAAFVSAGGLSLVVSAALVMSLPSLPTEGAVRPGAMLRLVSVPRVRLGLIVVALIVIGHFTAYTYVRPVLEKVSGVSAGQIGTLLLVYGLFGVAGNFASGAGASRSPRVTMLVLSGTLSATMALVPLLGLTTLAVAALLVVWGLAYGGVSVAAQSWMLMAAPEDREATSGLFAGVFNAAIAVGALAGGLATDAAGTTAVMWLGGVFAAGAVLVLATAGGRST; from the coding sequence GTGACGACAAAGGAAACCGAACAGAGGAAAAAGGGCTGGCCGGCGGTGAGCTCGCTCGCCGGGGCGACCTTCACCGTGGTCACCTCGGAAATGCTGCCGGTGGGCCTGCTGACCCCGATCAGCCGCGACCTGCAGGTCACCGAAGGTATGGCGGGTCTGACGCTCACGATCACCGGCCTGGTCGCGGCCGTCTCCGCGCCCCTGCTGATCCCGGCGCTCGGCAAGCTCGATCGGCGGGCCGTGCTGTGCGCCTTGATGGTGTTGCTGGCGGCTGGGAACTTCCTGGCAGCGTGGTCGCCTGGGTTCGGCGTCATGCTGGTCGCTCGGGTCCTCGTCGGGATCGGCATGGGCGGAGTGTGGGCGATCGCCGCGAGCCTGGCCGTGCGGCTGGTTCCACCGCGGTCGATCGGATCCGCGACTTCACTGATCTTCAGCGGAATCGCGGTGGCGTCCGTGCTGGGTGTACCGGCAGGCACCTACCTCGGGGAACTGGTCGGCTGGCGGGCCGCCTTCGTCAGTGCCGGCGGCCTTTCACTGGTGGTGTCGGCTGCTTTGGTGATGTCGCTTCCGTCGCTGCCGACGGAAGGGGCCGTTCGCCCTGGCGCGATGCTGCGGCTGGTGAGTGTGCCGCGGGTGCGCCTCGGACTGATCGTGGTGGCGCTGATCGTCATCGGGCATTTCACCGCGTACACCTATGTCCGGCCGGTGCTGGAAAAGGTGTCCGGGGTCAGCGCGGGGCAGATCGGAACGCTCCTCCTGGTTTACGGGCTCTTCGGGGTCGCGGGCAATTTCGCCTCGGGCGCCGGAGCGTCGCGATCACCACGGGTGACGATGCTGGTGCTCAGCGGGACTTTGTCGGCGACGATGGCGCTGGTTCCGCTCCTGGGGCTGACCACACTGGCAGTTGCGGCGCTCTTGGTGGTCTGGGGCCTGGCGTACGGCGGTGTCTCGGTGGCCGCGCAATCATGGATGCTGATGGCCGCCCCGGAGGACCGTGAAGCGACGTCGGGTCTGTTCGCTGGAGTGTTCAACGCGGCGATCGCGGTCGGAGCGCTGGCCGGCGGGCTGGCCACGGACGCAGCCGGGACCACCGCGGTGATGTGGCTCGGTGGGGTATTCGCGGCCGGGGCGGTGCTGGTTCTCGCCACCGCCGGTGGCCGGTCCACCTGA